In Chaetodon auriga isolate fChaAug3 chromosome 22, fChaAug3.hap1, whole genome shotgun sequence, the genomic window GATGACTTCGTAGGCACtgagacacaaagcagcagcctgttaatatctgaaatgtaaaatgttgcCCTACAAAAAGCATCGCAAGCGCCTAGTAACGTAAAAGTTTATATAAAGTCTGTGATCTTACAATAACCCCGTAAAAATCTGACTCCAATAGACATGAGGGCAATTTCACAGTAATTTCACATTGACACAAATAgaatttttccatttttatagATATCATACAGTACGTGAATCTCAAAATACATAATTAATTCTATTCTATTGTAAGAGATTATATCACATTCGCAATATTTACTTTACCTTGTGTATTTTCAAGTAATGATGTCATAAGAATATTTACCATGAGTAAGTCTTAGAGTAACAAAATGCCATAGCCACTTAAGATGCCACAAACTGCTGATTGGCCTTCAGTGTACAATGAATGACATAAATTAATAGATGTCTTTAATGCACAGTCATTAATACCCAATAGTCTGAGCTCTGACAGGCACTTAGTGAGTGAAGCGTGCATTAATACTGCCAGGGTTACAATCCCACTGGGGCCACTTGAACTAAAACTGTAATCACTCATGGCTCAGATAACAGAAGCACTCACGGCTCTCCCACTGACAGACAATTTTAAGTAATGACAGAGAATCAATGTTCATGTACATGATAGCAGTTATCATCTGATTTAATGCTGGTATCTTAATTCTTCTGTCTCATGTTTTGTCTCCATTAAACAGACAGGATGACAAGATGCAGTGTGTGCTCTGAGAGATAAAACAACTACGGCTGTGTCTCCAGGATTGATGTAATGGACAGCAGGATCACTGTGGATAAACTAAGCTTTATAGAAAGGATGTGTACTTGGTTCTTTTACAGAAGAAATTGGAAacactctgtctcctctcaaAGGTATGCAAACAGACAAGAGGTCATATGAGGGTACAAGCTTCTCAGCAATGAACACAAATCTCTCATGTAAGCAGAGTGTTGGCTAATTTGAGCTGGCCGGAGAGTTCAGCTGTGAGAAGGAAGAATTTAGCTGTTGGAGGCTTTAAAACCAGCAACAAAACCAACAGTTGTCCAAAGTTTTTGACTTTgctttctgaaaaaaataaaacttttttctGAAGATTTTGTGACACAGAAGCCccagaaaaagaaaggcaaaagAAAGGTGGAAGTGACACCTACGGCTCaacatcacagagaagctgCCACGGATGTCATTCATCTCCAGGTTGGTACAGAAAGCTCAGCAACAACTGTATTTCTTAAGGAGATGTGAGAAGGCAAAACTCCCATGCCAAGTTCTCGTAAACTTTCACAGAGGAGCAATAGAAAGCATCCTGACTGTAATCACCTACTGGCATGGGATGTGCAcaattcacagcagcagcaataacCTACTCACCCTGCTGCAGGTAATACAGACGTATCTGCCGCCCTACCACCAGACAAAGAGCAGCTCATCAACTCATTCATGACACTCCACCataaataatcatttatttttcaaagatGTTATTTATTCTTCCATTTaggattttttgttttggaagaagaaaaaaggactATGACATACAATATGACaacaatgataaataaatgaaccttgcACCTTGAAAATACAACTACTAAAAACTGAGAACGTCTGCTGATGAGGACAGTAAGGAATCTTGACTTATGCTCCCAGAggacaaaagagagacagacaaacatctGAGTTCTGTTCTAACAGTAAGAAATACAAACTCATTTCAAATCACAGTAACATTTGTAATAATGCAAATGACCAAAACTCATTCTCTGCAGACCATAGTCCACAAAATAGACTAGcaagctctgcagagctgaggggaagtgcAGAGTCAGGTCacaattctctgtgggtttctCACGACAAGTGATCACATTACATCTACTTACGTGATCCAttgtttatataaaaatattgataagTGCAACTTTAATTTTAGTTTAAATTCTAATGAAACTGCTGTAGTAGATACTTATTTATTTTAGAATATTGATAGTAAATCCAGGAACACCTTTCACCTTTTTAGAATAACCACTCAATGAAACCCTCAAAGACAGATGTTGTTGGGTCACAGATGCTAGTGCAACAGACTTACTCAAAAGATATGACACCTAAATGTTTGTGTGGTGGAAGTGAAAAAGATGCAGATAATAGAGATTTACATAAGACATCCAGTCACACAAACCATACCTGTCCACCACCGCCTTGTGTGTGGCCTTCCACTGTTCCTTATCAGCGTCAGTGCCAATCTCAGGATTCAGCTTCTGTAGGTTGACTCCTGCCACGTTAGCGCCACTCCACACtggcactgaaatgaaaacacacataaacacatacagttAATACTACACTATGTATGATTTTCATGTAAACTCAATCAACAGAGAAAAACTATCCTCATAATGTCCTGCACACAACATATGTGTCAAACACTCATATGATTGTTAACTGAGTATTATCTGGTGTACCCACCACTGGTGTCTCCGTGCTCTCCCAACACCCAGCCGTTAAAAGAGCTGGCATGGATGCCGAGGCGTTCAGCCATCAGGTAGCGGAAGCGGGCCGAGTCCAGATTGGTGCCACTGCCAATAACGCGGTGCTTTGGCAGACCACTCAGTTTCCAGGTCACATAGGTCAACACGTCCACTGCGGAGGGAGTGTTTCAAGCAGGGGTTATTGATATGTCATATACACAAGcatatgcatgcaaacaaacacaacgaTGGTCATTAGTGTATTCACCAGGGTTGGAGACCACAATGAGTGTGCAGTTGGGACTGTATTTGACGATCTGGGGGATAATGGACTTGAAGACATTGACATTCCTCTGCACCAGGTTGAGGCggctctctccctcctgctggcGAACACCAGCCGTCACTACGACCAGACGAGAGTTGGCTGTCACTGCATagtctggaggaggaagagagaaggttAAACAAGATCTGTTCAGTGATGTCTGgagacatttttgtcttttttgtgttcagtgcaaCAGTATCTGAGCAGGAGGTCCTGACCTTTGTCAGCAACGATCTTGGAGGTCTTGAGGAAAAGGCTACCATGCTGCAGGTCCATCATCTCTCCCTTCAGACGATCCTCCATCACATCGACCAGAGCCAGCTCATCACACAGGTCCTATCCAGAtaggaaacagaaagacaagaagagagaGTGATTGTGAAGGAAGGTAAGTTCATTTCACCTTCAATTTGGATTTCAGGGTTTTACTTTGCAATTTGCAATTTCCAATTTCCAATGTCATCCCCTATTTGTCTGTACGGTTTTAATATTTGAATCTTCCTTCTTATGGAAATGCATTGACTTTTTATATTGAaattttaatgttaaatatGGCAAATGGAATTCCAATTTTATCAAATCACTGCAATCTCATATGGTCATTCCTGAGCATCTACAGCTTGTGATTGGGATCCAAATGCAGAGAGACAGCTGGCGATGCAGGCGCCAGAGGCAGACCTAATGCAGCAAAAAGATACAAAAGCTGGTGAATGGTGAAGGATGGTGAAGCAGGCAATGGTCAAATTGGCTCACTAACATTAGAGCCTACATTAAGTACCCTAACCCAAACCAtattttcctaaacctaaccctcTAGGggttctttttgtttcattttgaaatatatgTGTAACAGTTGGATATTTGTAAGAGACATACActaacacatactgtacatattatATAATTTACACATGACATATGGCTATGTATCAGATTTATGGATGGGTTCTTTTCTACTTCTCTCTTGTAAGAAAGCCTATGCTGAGCATGTTGTTGTGTCTTACCCGCAGCAGGATGCTGATGGCACAGGCCATGCCCACCTGGCCCACCCCAACCACTGTCACCTTGCTCCTGGGAGGTTCAACAGGGCTGCTGGCCAGAGGGCTGATCAgtttctgcagcactgaggacaTTGTCGCAGCTGCAGGggaacacagagaggacacgTCCTGGTGAGCAAGTCCCACAGCACAGCAGTTTAAACCAGACACAAGAATGAAACTtctgcttcagtctgtcagtAACCTCTAAGCCTTGTTTTTCCTACAAGAAGCAGTCTGCAGATGCTACAACAGCACTGGATCGAAATAGATTACTGTATCAACACACATACTCTGCAGCACTAGAGGGTGACATACATATGTCCACTAACATGAACACAAGTatagaaaatgtgaatgaatagTACAGTTGCAACTAATTCCGATTGTTATCATACATGAATTTGGGGAACAATTTTACAAGGCAAGGCAAGacaaggcaaatttatttgtatagcacaattcatacaccaggcaattcaaagtgctttacagaagcataaaaatacatcaaaatcatacatttcaaagaaagagagaaagaaagagattagaagagaatagaaaactaaaaataaaatacaattaaaggaaaattaaaaacagaagccagtaaaagacgataatttagcatttagaatgattaaagtcattcagcaaatatatttactttaagtaaaaactgtagcaaataataatgttttcaaccctgatttaaatgagctgacagttggtaCAAGTGAAAAATGGTTataaaattgtcaataaaatgtaaaaaaggaaaaaatgtctATCCTAGTTCTCAGAGTTCAAGATGACATTATAAAATGTCTTGGTCTGcctgaccaacagtccaaaacccaaaaagaTTCAGTTAAACAGACAAAGGCAGCAAATGTTCTATCTACATACTGGCATTCAATTGGAGGGACGATCAACAAACGATTTTTACTACACTGATATTAAGGCAATGTTAACTAATTTTCAATCAGATAAGATGTTATGAAAACAATTTGTAGAATCTGCACCTTACTGTGCATTTAGGGATATTTCTGGTGCAGTGGCATGTCTGCCTGCTGAGCCCCATTAATCAGCACGAGGGACAAGTGAATTTGAAATCCTTAATTCCAAACCAGCTTGACATCTGTTTTCCACGGATCTGGTATCGTGCATCACTGCTCTCTATATGCCTGTTCACCAAAATTTTGCTCTGCATTCCATAAGACTAGTTAACATCATGGATATGATTTGGATTGTGATATTAAAGATAAGACAATGTTAAACAGAACATGATGTCACATTGTCACACTGAGCATGGATACATGGACTTTTACATAGCTTGCAGATAGGCTGTGTAATACCTTTGTATCTGGGTAAAACCCATAATTACATTATGTTcataattacattacattcattacaAGATGTTATGTTTCTCTTTGAGACCAACCCGCAAGCTCTCTTTTGAATctatgcagctgtctgcaccaGCTCACATCTCAGCTGCATCTCATGGGCGTAACCATGTCCGGAAGcatttatttacacttcaagtctattttttcGACAATTAGTGCACAAACATGAGGTTAACGGCCATAAAAAGGCatcaaataaatataaacagCATGCTACTGTCTGGGCAGACGTAACGACAGCCCACACATCACATGCCCAGTGATATGTGAGGAATTTGTTAAGCTTACTGGTTTATGTTTCAAAATactcattttactttttgtgaGTGTTTATAATGCATCTGTTCAGAACATGGTAGCTTATGTTGGTATTTTGAGCTGGTTTACACTTTTAACCATTATTGAGGTGACTGTTAAATTCCTTGACACAAAGCCGTCCATGCCAGCATTATTCTGGTGTGCTAACTCTaattcactttctgttttgttctaaCATTAGCTTAAAATCCCCTTGATTGTGGAATCGAACAATTATGCTAAATTATCACAGTCAGCTCAACTAATCATGATGAATTGAGGCAAGCCTAGttgcagatacacacagacagaagtgcAGGTGGAAGAAGCTTATTTGGTGTATGTGCTGGGTCAGCACTTGCCAACGTTTGGATTCACTATCTGTTGTTTAATATATGATGATAAGACAGTCCAGCAGATCATCCCACTGGATGTCCCATCAGTAACAATAATGACAGACCAAGTGCTGTATATGCACAGATACAGAACAgtcactctgtgtttgtttgtttgtttaagatTAACTTACCCGTAATTAGTTTCTAAGTATAGATCTTTCCTTCCTGCATGTAAATCTGCTGCCGTGATATAatttggaaataaataaatgatgacttgagtaaaaaaaggaaatacaaaACACTACCAAAGATGAAGTACGTTTCTGGCAGGCTTCAGATAAAATCATCTGACAGTTGTAAAAGCGAAAGTAAATGAATTAGGAGTGTTTATACATGCTTATACAGGAGAGATGACCAATATAAATTTAGCTTTAAtgtcatataaatatataaaaagagagataaATATCATTTTCAAGATGTGACTGATGTCTGCTCCCAGACCCCAGTTGTGGCCAATGACTTGAATCTGTTACATTCTGTTGAAGAACAAAGAAATCTTTTGGATTCTAGTTTTTAGTTGTTACACCTCTTActatatttgtttgtgtaaatcatTAATAAGACTTAACAGATTTATAGTGTTCAATATGAATTTAACATCAGTGATATTGTATGCGTGATGATATGAATTTACTGAGACTTATGCTGCTCATTTGAAGCATTATATGGTTGTTTTGTATAGCAAGAGGTGTATGTCCCTGCAATTTACTTTTACAGggaaatttttaaaaaatgtttggaaGCATTTCTTGTTCAGGTTTGGATGGTGCCCTGTATGCAACACTAATGTTCTTTAGTCTTCAGTCACATGCCTGTTGAAGTGATGAACTgctttcctgtgtttgtttttttaatgatggtAACAgatgttttatactcatgctACAATTTTGTGCTCTGTACTACAAAACATTCAACTTCTAGTACCAGTGCTATGTGCAAAAAACAGGCTAATGTACAGGTCTGTAATTGCACAACAAAGGCCATCCTGGAAGAAAGTTTGCCACAGTTCAGCACTACTTTTATGATATAATAATCCAGCCTCGATCTCCACAAACAAAGCTGTTTCCCTACAACTTGTCTTCTCAGGCAGCACTTACCACCAAGCTATATCAATCCAGTCAAGGTCCTTTAAGTAACCATTTTTAAATTCTTAAAGTTACCATAATAATTTCTATAATAAAACgtcaaatgaacagaaacagagacagctgGTGTATGGCACTGCTGCAAAGCATGAAGGAAACTTTGAAGTTGCATTCAATTTTCTGGTGAGCTGACTGTACAAGCTACCAGCTATGACATGGCCATGAAAGCCTTGTCCATGAGGTCAGAAGAGATTCCTATactcatttacatttatcttcttttactttttacatATACAAGTTCACAGTTTTAAGAGCTTACTGCAGTAGGGCTGGGCGGTATGCCGGTTCATACCGAATACCTGTGTAAATTTTTGCCAAATGTCACTTCAAGATGCATTTGCTAGAGGGACTCCCTACggcagaaaaagcaaacaagggATTGAGATTACAAATTCTATCACTATCCACCTAGCCAAAGACATGGTCCCGCTtaacactgcagaaaaagaagGCTTCAGGCAAACGATCAAGACAATGGATCCCAGGTATGAAAAACCGAGCAAAAAATACTCCAGTATTTGtacttgtagcataccagaattacagggagaaactcagctaaaagctaaccctaaccctgtaAACCCGTTCAATTTATGTTCATTATAGTTCAAGATAACAATAAAAAAGGGTtgcaaattaacattttttgcaATTTTGCAATTTTTGAGCAGTCAACATCTCTAACACTGTGCAGCTATAAAAACTGTGGCaagcattttaaaaaagacatttctacACAGCTACGATTAAGAGAATTAACATTTTTCTTAAACTGTTGAAATTTTTACAGGTGCTGAGGCTGTAAAAATGTGGCgagcgttttttttttatctaattCACTACAGAACatcaaaacagttaaaaatgtaGCTCTTTATGCTGATACAAGTTCAGTTCTATGTTGAATAATGAGAAAAAACTCTGGAGGGACTGATTCATGATGGTCTCCTTCAAAGGAAAATTTGATCTCTATGGCACAGTAAATTTGATGGCTTCGTGCAATTATTGcaaaagtaaatgtactgtGGAGTGGGTTGTGTGGTTTCACCATACCCTGGATGTAGGATTGGCCTGAGCTATTCACAGCAAAGTGATTAAGCGCTTGTGTCTTTAATCAGATTCAAGCAGCGAGTCCAAGAGTCCAACATGACTgccttaaaaaaatgaaaacaaaaacttagAAAAGCTGACGAGGAAAACTTAAACCCCACACACAGTTGTGCTGCTGAactttttcctccactttggGGGCCCCCTGAAATatctgctgtcaaaaaaaaacGCACACAGATGGCTCTCAATTCCCCACCTCTGTTTACTAACAGTGAAAACACTACCTCCATCTGATGACTCCTTCCTTCTCACAATTTCccattttcttcctttcagctcatttttctgtcattcactGTTTAGTGGTATATGGTCATTATGCATGATAGTCAGGAACAGGGTTGCAGTGGCACACTGGTGTCATGATATACATTTCCTTATCCATCCAGTTGAATTCTAATCATTTGTTCATCCAAAAACCCTTTCTGGTTTCATTCCTTGAAGGTTTCATTGTAAatgataatactaataataataccaTATACCATGATATTGTGTAACCATGATACTTCTTGAAACAGTTATCATACCAGGGAAATCTCATAAGGTTGCAACCCTACTCAGGACAATAAATTGTATCGTGATGgcaaaaaatcaattaagttacaaactgtaaaatcaaTAACATACAACCACATTTGTTCCAGTGTATTCCTACTTAACACCAGAAACTTTGGTTTCTGCCTGTGTCTCCCCTCAAACATTTCTAGCAAAGTGTCACAAGTTCATTTCATCCTTTAGTGTTAAACTTCGTCCTGGACAGCACTGACCATGAGGATTTCTTTTCAATATCAACAGAAGATCACCTTCCATACTAGAGGTCAAATGCGCCTACAATTATTCAAAGGAAGCCCAGAgacaaaaaattacttgaacaaaacacaaaaataacagacCTGAGTGCGCAATACACTGAGTTGATCGTAACACATGGAAGCACAGCACTGTTCAGCTGTCagtaaaaaaagcaagaaatatgcatttttcatatcatatcaaggtcaaatgaacatttaaaatgGCTGGACATACTGAGGTGTTGTTCCCAAAAAATGGGACACAGTGTACAAGTGAAACGAGGGCTCTCccaatgtttttatgtcactAAGCACTGGAGACATGATAGACTGTGACGTCTTGTTTAATAAAACTGCTGAGAGGAAAATTATACTAACTGTGAGCTATAATTTATCATGATACAACTGACTGTAGAGGGGAAATGGTTCCCTTAGAGAGAGTGATATATTTTACAATAAAGAAATGACATTAAACCACTTGACACCAAGTCTCTCCCAGCAGAGATCCCTGAATGTCGCAGGGCTTCAGTTCGGTGACCACTGGCCTAAATTTCAGTATGTAGAGAACAAAGCCCTGTGAGCTTAGGGTGCCCTGTGATTTTAGTCTGCTGGCAACGGCTGCCAACAAGTTAAGATATTCGCTCATATCAAGCTTAAATTGGCACTGGAAATAGGAGGTTGTTCGTCTCCATGAAGGGACACACCTAGGCTCTATAAACTGTGCTGTCCAGCTATCTGGCATTTCTGCAGGAGACAATAGAGCTGCTCACCAACACCATGCCCCATTTCCTCAACATGATATATGATGGCTGACCAGCCTTGATGCTTGTAGGACGAACTGCATTAGGTCTATGAACACAGCCTGTTGGATATGTAATGATTTTAGTAAGGTGATATTCTGGGTTTTGGTCCTCTCTTTTACTGGGATTTTAGTGGAATTGAGGTTATGTAACAGCCCAGGCCTGAGCCCTGCCACCGTGCTTGAATTTGGCCATGTTGAGACACAGTAGGGAAAGACTGTGCGCAGTTTTAACGACATGAGCCTTCAAATatgagagaaaatgtaaatatagcACTTCTACCGCTTCATAGGAGAGTCTACGAACTGCCAGAGGGGAAGAGTTCAAGTTCACTGTGAGTACAATGGAAATGTGTTTCCTTTCTATTACAAATTGTCACAACAAATATACAAAGCAGCCTCAAAGTCAAGTGCACAGCGTCAAATCCACTAAAACATACAGATGCGTCGACGTTAAGGAGATGAAATGTAACATCATAACCCGACAATATTTTCATTCCATCACAGAACATCTTAACGCGCCACTGTGACTGTGGCTGAAATGATCCAAATTTCACACGGAATCTCAAAAGAATCCACGATCACAACTGAAATCATATATTTACCATAGTCAGAAACagtgaaatcattttcagtttaacttcTTCTAAATTGAAAATGGTCTCCAGCAGCGGGCATCTCAACTCTGAGCATCCATTGCTGCTAATGCGCTCAGCACGCACCACTGTGCGTCAGCCGTCAAAGAAAAACGCAAATATATTTCTACATATACATAAAACAATTCAGCAGAATACTTACATGTTTCGTGTCTAACGGCTGATTCTCGTGGTCTGGTCCGGTGGAGGAGACGGCGCGGCGTGCAGCGGCtggcagagagatggaaagtCGGCTAGTGTGGCGCTGATCAGtgagggggaggatgagggggaggaggtggatgggTGGCTGGAGATTACATGCAAAACAGAcattcctttttcctctctgtccctaAGACACCTTTGATAGTTTACACTCCTCCGTGGATGAATTATCAAACATGAATATAGTAGCTATTACAGCTTCACTCCCTGCTCAGGTAGAATTTTCCCAATTCACGTTATCTTCCTGATACCCTCTCTTTCATTTATATCGCAAAACATATTCACAATCCTGAATGCACTATATCCTCATTCAGTAAAGAGAAACTCTAAGCAGCTCTTAATAAATGTGGTAGAGTTGATGTCCAAATGATCTAATGTTAACATCTGCTGGGGTTTCTAATTTACCCACAGAGTTCCTTCTAGTTTTCCCGGCAGAGtaataaatacagaaacatcTTTATCTCaaaatatctttatttttcaacatttgtgtgtttttgtctgatacTGATGACCAACAGTGGTAGAATTACTTCGAGTGTTTCAGTAGTCAGAGGAAAATATTCTTGTCTTTCTTCCATTACATTTATCTGTCGGGTATTCTCACTGCATTATATATTGACTATGTCTAACTTATTTCTAACCTTTCAGAAAATCTTTGGATTAAGAAGGCTCCAAAGAGGCTCAAGGACTGTGACcatgcacatttgcacatgTGAACAacaccctcctcctcagccactTCTTCACACAAAACATGAGAAGTTTCAGAAAGCAGCATGTGGACAAAAGTACCatttatgtgtttgtcagtctaGGACAAAGTTTGGTAGTGGGGCCAGTTCAGCCAGAGGGAACAATTCCGTTGCTAGATAACCAAAGTAACCTTACACAATTGGACCCAGAGTGCGAAGTTAGGCCATATGAGTGACTGGTGCTCACTTaagtgcagcagaaaatgtcaatTCAGTTTCCTCCATGGTCCAAAAAGAATCAAGTATTAGTATATTATCTTTTCATTCTCACTGTCTGTGCAGTATGCACAGCGTTTCTATTGCTGGTATACCACCTGGTCCcagatttgctgctgctgctgctgcttaatTAAACACATTAACTTTTAACATCCTTGACATGACAACTGTAATGTCCTAATAGAGGTCTTAGACTACATCAAGAAAGCCCTCAGTTATCCTCAGTTATTTCCTTTACAGGTCATATTTCCTTAACCTTAAGTTTCCTTAAGTTTTATTTACCTCATCAGAGTTGGGTTTAGATGAGTTTTTGCACAACACAATATCCATTAGTCACTTCTTGGCTCTGTGCCTAGCAGCCAGGTCTGTCTCAAGTGATTTATGGGTTCAGCAGTCACTGggtcacagagaaaaagaggaagtaCATGAACAGAGACACAATATTGAACTCCTCCATTTCCTTCCACCCTCCCTGCCTCACACCAACActtaattattttctttaatccTTTAATCATTAGCTACATGCACCTTCATCTATGCACAAATGATCCTCTTGTGcaaactgttgttttatgtgtttgaacaaaatattaaatgtttaaCTTTCACACATTAGAAGCAAATTATTGGACAATTATTCAATTTTATACTGTGACCCATTGCACTTTGCTCCAACAGTGTAAACAACAAGCATTGGTGGCGCACACATTCATGTGAACACGCTGTTCTCTGCAGCCCCCCTGCTGTTGCTGCGCATGtaacacatgatgatgatgatgatgatgatggcatgGTGATACAAGCTGGTACCCAATAGGATGTTGCAGCCATGCCTCTCTCATCATCCAATGGGATGCTGATCCCTTGAAGGTGCCCACTcagccattgtgtgtgtgtgtgtgtgtgtgtgtgtgtgtgtgtgtgtgtgtgtgtagaggcgATTGCGTGTGAAGAATGAGGAGAGTGGCGGAGGCATTAGATTGGCCAGTGAAAGAAGGCGGAGCTAAAAGGGTGTTACATAACACAAAGCCCCCCCCATGAAGCAGCctcactctctttgtcttcctccccCTGTCTTTATCTCTGGCATACAAACctcaaacatttcacacatttgtcACAATATTCAGTACAGTCTCCATGTCTGTTTCAGTGACAAGCAAACA contains:
- the ldhba gene encoding L-lactate dehydrogenase B-A chain; this translates as MSSVLQKLISPLASSPVEPPRSKVTVVGVGQVGMACAISILLRDLCDELALVDVMEDRLKGEMMDLQHGSLFLKTSKIVADKDYAVTANSRLVVVTAGVRQQEGESRLNLVQRNVNVFKSIIPQIVKYSPNCTLIVVSNPVDVLTYVTWKLSGLPKHRVIGSGTNLDSARFRYLMAERLGIHASSFNGWVLGEHGDTSVPVWSGANVAGVNLQKLNPEIGTDADKEQWKATHKAVVDSAYEVIKLKGYTNWAIGLSVADLTESIIKNMSRVHPVSTMVKDMYGIGEEVFLSLPCILNSTGVSSVVNMTLTDAEVAQLKKSADTLWGIQKDLKDI